The genomic stretch CACCCTGTCAAGCCTAATTTTAATACCTGCTACCACCTCTCACATTCCATCTTATAACTAAAAACAGACTCTGGCTGTATtgacatggcagaaataatgcagtttggcaccacttttagtGCTTTAGCGctatcctgtgggatcctgggatttgtagatttatgagatttttagtcttctctgccaaagaatgctggtgcctcaccaaattaccaggattctgtaggatggagccatggcagttaaagcgatgtcaaacttcattacttctgcaatgcagatgggCACTCTGTGACTTCAACACCAGCCAGCTTTCCTCCTCAACCCCTGCTTGCTTTGTTTACCATTTAGCTGGATGAAGAGCTCTGTAGAATCCAACAGCTTGCATAACATTTTGTAGTATTTTGACTTAATTGAAAATATTGCAATGATACAGGAACTAATAGTGAACATAAGCTTCTGTCTCTTCTAGGTGGCAGGCCTCTGGGTTATGGGTTTCCTAAAAGAGGCAACCACTACTCTTCACAAAAGTCTCCTACACTGGCAGACATATTTGCCCTCTgaattccttcctttttttttttactttaagagCTATTGCTAAATAGATGACTTGTGAAGGAGCAAGAAtttaggggagagagagaaagagaaagagaaggcacATTTTGTGTTATTAGAGGATGGTGTAAAGTTCCACAGGATGCTTCTTTCCAATAGAAGTCCCAATGGGTGCTGAGGTTTGTTTTCACAGCTTTCTGAAGCCACAGCCGGGCTTTCATGTTTCCTTTTCAGAAGCTCTGCTCTACTCTTTGTAGCACACAAGTCCTTACCGTGGGGTCTTCTCTGCTCAAGCAATTCCCAAATTCTGCAAAAATGCCAAGTTTCTGTGTGGTTTCTTTCCCAGCTTGAAAATCAACCATTTCTGCTCTGTGCAGCCAACTCTTCTCACactgggagggagaaagggaaaaacagAAACTGCCCACtagaggtgttttgttttgttttgttttgtttataccACAGTCTCGTTCCCCTTCCCAGGCTTCATCCAGCCATCACCTCTTTTCTCCCCCCGTTTTACCCTCCCTGAGTTCACCAATCTGTTGGAGCACTTCTGCCAGGTGTGCAGCGTTTTGGCAGACCAGATCCACATGCCTGATGTGATGCCCACAAGCAGGCACATGAAAATCTTGAGCATTTCCACAGCCATGTTAGAGTCATCCGCCGAGTAGCGGAAGATAGTCCAATTGGAGATTTCATAAAAGTAACAAGCAATGACACAGGTAGCTGGGACGGTGTAGAGCACCGAAAAGACCCCAATTTTCACCATGAGCCTCTCCAGCTTGTCTGTTTTGGTCCCGTCCTTCTGAAGGTTGGACCGGATTTTAAATAAAGCCACCAAGCCAGCGGCGATGAAAAGAGTCCCTATCACCAAATAGGTAAAAAGGGGAGCCACGACAAATCCTGTTAGCGCATCCAGGTTCTGGTTTCCGACGTAGCAGAGTCCAGTCAGCTCATCTGCGTCGACTAGCCTCATGATCAAGATGACAATGGTTTTCACCGCTGGGATAGCCCAGGCAGCTATGTGGAAATAGGAGCTGTGCATTTCGATGGCCTCGTGACCCCATTTAAGTCCTGCTGCCAGAAACCAGGTCAGTGTCAGGATCACCCACCAGATGGAGCTCGCCATCCCAAAAAAGTACATCAACAAAAAAATTATAGCACATCCTGTATTCTTGAGGCCCTCCTGGATGAGGACAGGTTCTGCCGCCTCTTCAAAATCGCAGGAAATCCTTTCCCGGCCTACGGTCAGCCGGACAATATAAGCAATGCTATAAATATTGTAGCACATGCTCAGAAATATAATGGGGCGCTCCGGGTAGGAAAAGCGAGAGGAGTCAATGAGAAAGGTCAAGACGGTGAAGGCAGTGGAAATGAAGCACAGACTTGCCCAGACTGCCATCCAGGTGTCGGTGAACGCCTTGGCCGAGCGGCTATAGAGGCCGGCATCATAGCCACACTTGAGCACGCAGTTTAGGCTCCTTTTAACCCAGATATATTGGTCAGAATTAGATCCGATGCTGTGGCACTCCTCTCCAGGATGGAGAGGCACTTTGCTATGGAGGGGAACCTCTTCATCCCCTGGACCTTCCATGCACATGTGGTTGTGGTCATTCTGGGGTGGGAACTTGCTACAGTTCAAGCTTTCTGGCCAGGAGAACCCAAATTCTTTCAGGACAGGCTCACATCGCCTTTTGACAGAGAGACACATGCCGCCACAGGGTCCAATGGGGATGTCGATCTTCTCTGTGCACATGGGAACGTAGACGGAGCAGAGGAAAAACTGGAAGAGACAAGAGGGTAAGAAGGTGTCAGTGGGTCAAAGATATTCACCATGTTCTCTTACCTTGGGCTAAAAAAGTGGAGCTtagaaaagtgattttttaaattaacctCCCAAgagatgtagttcaaaaatgGAATGTCCTCAGGCTCTGTAAGTCATTAATAGAAAACAATACACAATGACTCAAAACCTAGGCATACATGTTCTCATTTATCTGCTATAGAAAAATAGCAGAGAAAGGTTGCCTTCAAAGCTCTGTACAtgtttgtgtacatgtgtgcatgaAAGCGACACCAAGAGAGAAAGAGTGCATAtgtgaaaacaaaaacagctatACAGGTCCTGAGAGGCGAAAAGCCCAAAATCTAGTTAGGCAATATTATTATCGGGAATGATCACGAAAAGTCAGCAGGTTTCAAGTTTCACAAAACTCCTCATCAGGCTAACCTGCTGAACACTTTTGCAGAAGTCAAAAGCATGCACACTTCCCTTTATAACATCTTGCTTAGTAAAAGTATTGGCCTCTGCTCATGGACAGTTTTGGCCAGGACTGTAACCTTAACTGACATGCCGCTGtagtttacaaaataaaataggacTTTGGTCTTGAAGAACAAATAatggagcactttttaaaaaacaaacacagaaactcAGAATAGAAAATACAAGAAGGGAAATTCGGTAAAACAGGAAAAGAGTCccactctttgtttaattatgtgAGAGCTGTAATATGtagcttccatcatccccaattcTTTAAGACTTCAAATCTCATAACTGACCAAGAATCAATTTAGATATGAAATAGAATCAAGCTGGTCAAGTTTTTctaaggctgctgctacactgcagaactaatgctgcttgataccactttaactattatggctccatcctatagaatcctgggatttgtagtttgttgtagcatcagagctttctgatggagaaaggctaaatagttcacagaactacaaatcctgggattccatagcattgtgccattaaagcagtgcattaattctgcagtatagatacagTGTGGTCTGTGTTGCTTGCTGCaggagcctaaataccctaaaggcaccagatcctgtctcattttggaagctaagcaggatcagccctgtttagtacttggatgggaaaccaccagtgtataccaggggctgtaggctacatttcagaaaaaggaactggcagaaccacctcagGATTCCTTGCAAacgaaaaccctctgaaattcatggggttgccataagtcaacaagcaagttgaaggcacatgcgCACACACTGCAGATGAGAATATTTGAATTTTCCTCCATGCATGTATGAAATCAATATGGTCAGACACTGGACTGCAACCCTAACCAACATGTTCAATGGTGAGGGATAATGGATTTTGCAGCCAGACATTTAGAAGGTCACATATTACTCAAACTTGGCTTACCCTGTCTTATTCACAATATGCTATTCCTCTGTGTGCATGGAATCATTTTGTCGGGGCATATATGGATCTGAAAATGGGGATTCAGAAATCTAGTGCTGGAAATGTAATCTGAAATGATAGGATCCAGGGAAAGTATATTGCTTGACTGAACTGAATGTACTGTACATACATTCGTGGGGTATTTTTTTCAACTGATTGTAAGAAGAATGTGCTTGACCACAAAGATCAGCATGCTCAAACTGGATCAGTTCTCAATTAATTTTATGCTGGCATGAGAATCAACTGGGATCAGCTAAGAGTCAGAGAGATATAGAGCCATTATTGCTAAATGCATGTTTGATGCCAATGGACTGTGAGGCACATTAAAGGGCTCTCAGACAAACTAGCTCCTGCTATGTTGGAGTCACAGTACAATTGTAGCCTGGATCTGCCCTGGGATcccatttgacactgttttaactgccagggctcaatgctatggaatcctgggatttgtagtttgttgtggcaccagagctctgacagtgaaggctgattatatcacaaaactacaattcccaaagttccatagcactaagccatgacagttaaagaggtattaaactgcattaattctgcatctCAGCATATTTACTCAACAGTAAGTCCCCCTATGTTCAATGGCGCTTGCTCCCTGGTTCATGCATTTAGGTTCCCAGAGTTAGTTTTGGGAACACCCAGACCATGGAAATCAGAAGTAACAAGGAGTTCTTTAAAGTTCTGAAACTTCTGTATGAGTAGAAATAAATCTCATTGTCTTATTGCTCCCATTTTACAGATAGAAGTTGAGGTCGAAAGGCAGTGTGGCCCAAGCTCATATGTAAAAAGTTACAGAGCAAAAGTCACATTTGAAGCCAGGTTTCTCAAAGGGAAGCCAAACTTTTCATCTCATAATCAGAAGGAAGCAACAGGCTGGTCTCTTCTGCAAACCACACAAGAAAGCAgcagctatttttaaaagataatcaaACATATAAACATCTACATATTTTAGATGTTGGAAGCAAGAGAACCTCTTTAGGTGAGCAGGAAGGGATGTTTCTGAGATTAACAATTGCTacctctgcactgtagaaataatgctatttgacattgctttaattgctttgactcaatgctatggaaccttggaactggagtttattgtggcaccagatctctctggcaTAGGCacctgaatatctcaccaaactacaaatcccatgattccacagccatggcagttaaagtggtatcaaactgcattatttctgcttgcAGAGACAGCCAATATTTTTCAGCTCACAAATTACTAATGGTGGGATCGTAAAAATATCTGTGGGCTGGTATCATGTTTAAACCTATTTGCAGGAGCATtttgaaaaagtaaaagaaaaaaaaagagagaatgaatTTATTGGCCTGGGAATTGATCTAAGCATGGGAACGTCTCGGTCGCCTGTTTCTTGAGTACATTCTGTTTTCCTGCTTTCAGAAGCCAAGCTGAAGATTTCTCTCCCTACTGGTGTGAAAATAACTGGCATACTTAAGACATAGCTGTTTCTCATTTTGTTTATGAGCTCCGATTCGGAGCATACTCTCCGgtgtgagctgcagtccaaattCCTGAGCTGCCAGAAGGAACATACACTTGGACAGGGAGAACCTGCCAATctacaacttaaaaaaaataaaaataaaaatcttcttttGGGTTCATGGTGTCAAGCCAACTGCATGTGCAAATTAACctcaggagggagggaagggaagggaagggaaaggaaaggaggcagctGCGATTTTTGGAATATGTGTTTTGGCCATACAAGCAACCCCAGGCCCCCCTGGATTGAACTGTTACTGTAACTTGGTTTCTTATCTGTTGATTCACACCCAGTGGAAAAGTTTGCTCCAGGGAAGTGCTTTCTTGTGCATCTGCTTAGCCTTTTGGTTTTACTTTCTTGAGGCTGAGCAAACTGGTGTGGTGGTCATAatgtaacaataacaaaaacattacaatattctTCGTCATCCTTATCAGTATATTGTTGGTGTGTTTGTTTAACTTTTGTCAACCTTTCGGAGCAGAAGGTGTGGTGGGAAATGTGGCGTACAAATAAACTAGTTATGGTAAatctgtcatggggctttcttggcaagtctcttcagaggggctttaccactgccatcctctgaggctgagagtgagacttgccaaaggtcacccagtgggtttcgtggtcAAGCTGGAATTTGAATACTGATCGCCAGAGTCTAGtgtaatgctcagaccactatgccatgcttgctcTTTACATAAACTAATaatccttgttgtgtgccttccagtcatttctaactatggagaccttaaggcaacTGTATAGTAcagttttctaaggctgagagggtgtgacttgcacaaggtcacccagtaggtttccatggccaagcagggattcgaatccagGATCGTAatgcaatgttcaaaccactacgccatgctggctcattaAGACTAccactcccaaaatcccccaccatgttg from Sceloporus undulatus isolate JIND9_A2432 ecotype Alabama chromosome 3, SceUnd_v1.1, whole genome shotgun sequence encodes the following:
- the FZD4 gene encoding frizzled-4: MALALVPGLLLLALLGCRLAQGFGEDEERRCDPIRIPMCQSLGYNVTKMPNLVGHDLQADAELQLTTFTPLIQYGCSSQLQFFLCSVYVPMCTEKIDIPIGPCGGMCLSVKRRCEPVLKEFGFSWPESLNCSKFPPQNDHNHMCMEGPGDEEVPLHSKVPLHPGEECHSIGSNSDQYIWVKRSLNCVLKCGYDAGLYSRSAKAFTDTWMAVWASLCFISTAFTVLTFLIDSSRFSYPERPIIFLSMCYNIYSIAYIVRLTVGRERISCDFEEAAEPVLIQEGLKNTGCAIIFLLMYFFGMASSIWWVILTLTWFLAAGLKWGHEAIEMHSSYFHIAAWAIPAVKTIVILIMRLVDADELTGLCYVGNQNLDALTGFVVAPLFTYLVIGTLFIAAGLVALFKIRSNLQKDGTKTDKLERLMVKIGVFSVLYTVPATCVIACYFYEISNWTIFRYSADDSNMAVEMLKIFMCLLVGITSGMWIWSAKTLHTWQKCSNRLVNSGRVKRGEKRGDGWMKPGKGNETVV